One genomic window of Bacillus mycoides includes the following:
- the bla gene encoding class A beta-lactamase has protein sequence MIVSKKFFHISHYRKMLPVVLLSCVTLIGCSNSNIQSESPKQTKQEHISNQSFVKLEKDYDAKLGIYALDTGTNQTVTYRSDERFAYASTHKALAVGALLQKKSIEDLDLRIKYTSKDLVNYNPITEKYVDTGMTLKELADASIRYSDNTAQNLILKQLGGPSEFKKTLREIGDTVTNPERFEPELNEVQPGDTHDTSTPKALATSLQTYALGDILSTEKQNFLIDLMKRNTTGDNLIRAGVPGEWEVADKTGSGSYGTRNDIAIIWPPNKKPIVLAILSNHAKEDAKYDDKLIADATKIVLDSLKVTNKS, from the coding sequence ATGATAGTTTCAAAGAAGTTTTTTCACATTTCGCATTATAGAAAGATGTTACCTGTAGTATTACTTTCATGTGTAACGCTTATAGGCTGTTCCAATAGTAATATTCAATCTGAATCCCCTAAACAAACCAAACAAGAACATATAAGTAATCAATCTTTTGTTAAGCTTGAAAAAGATTATGATGCTAAACTTGGTATTTATGCATTGGACACAGGTACGAATCAAACCGTTACTTATCGTTCAGATGAACGGTTTGCATACGCATCTACCCACAAAGCCCTTGCTGTGGGAGCACTGTTACAAAAGAAATCAATAGAAGATTTAGATCTAAGAATTAAATATACTAGCAAAGATCTTGTGAATTACAATCCAATTACTGAAAAATATGTAGATACAGGTATGACTCTAAAAGAGCTTGCGGATGCTTCCATTCGATATAGCGATAATACTGCACAAAATCTTATTCTTAAACAATTAGGTGGGCCAAGTGAATTCAAAAAAACACTGAGAGAAATAGGAGATACTGTCACAAATCCTGAACGTTTTGAACCAGAATTAAACGAAGTGCAACCAGGAGACACTCATGATACTAGTACCCCAAAGGCATTGGCTACTAGTCTTCAAACATACGCGCTAGGTGATATACTTTCAACTGAGAAACAGAACTTTTTAATAGATTTGATGAAAAGAAATACTACGGGGGACAACTTAATTCGTGCTGGAGTTCCAGGAGAATGGGAAGTAGCCGATAAGACTGGCTCTGGGTCTTATGGAACAAGGAATGATATCGCAATCATTTGGCCACCAAATAAAAAGCCAATTGTTCTTGCGATACTTTCTAATCACGCTAAAGAGGATGCGAAATACGATGATAAACTTATTGCAGACGCAACCAAAATAGTGTTAGATTCTTTAAAAGTAACGAATAAATCATAG